Proteins encoded in a region of the Streptomyces liliiviolaceus genome:
- a CDS encoding purine-cytosine permease family protein, whose product MALQVEAHGLDVIGDGERKGTPRTLFWPWFGANVSILGLSYGSFVLGFGISFWQALAAGVIGIVFSFLLCGLVAVAGKRGSAPTMVLSRAAYGVRGNRLPAVVSWMLTVGWETVLTALATMATSTVLDRLGWGGGTGTEVVALIVVGALVVVGGVMGFDLIMRLQTVITVVTGVLTVVYIGLVADHIHWSAVSAVPAGSAQELIGALVFMMTGFGLGWVNAAADYSRYLPRDSSGRGVAGWTTFGASVAPLLLLVFGLLLAGSSTTLSTAIAGDPIGALTTILPTWFLVPFAVVAVLGLVGGAVLDIYSSGLALLAAGLRVPRYLAALLDGVLMIAGSVYIVFVADDFLGQFIGFLTTLGVPVAAWCGVMLADLALRRRDYDEADLFRVKGRYGDVEPLPLLLTLAATALGWGLVTNSAADWLEWQGYLLGPLGLGGKDGTWAYVNLGVLAALALGFLGTLALGGGRVRTQEAQAPSGPVDGKTLKA is encoded by the coding sequence ATGGCGTTGCAGGTCGAGGCGCACGGGCTCGATGTGATCGGGGACGGCGAGCGGAAAGGCACGCCGCGTACGCTCTTCTGGCCCTGGTTCGGGGCGAACGTCTCCATCCTCGGGCTGAGCTACGGATCCTTCGTGCTCGGGTTCGGGATCTCCTTCTGGCAGGCCCTGGCCGCCGGAGTGATCGGGATCGTCTTCTCCTTCCTGCTCTGCGGACTCGTCGCGGTCGCGGGCAAGCGCGGCTCGGCGCCGACGATGGTGCTCAGCCGGGCCGCCTACGGTGTGCGCGGCAACCGGCTCCCCGCCGTCGTGTCCTGGATGCTCACCGTCGGCTGGGAGACCGTCCTCACGGCGCTGGCGACCATGGCCACCTCCACCGTGCTCGACCGGCTCGGTTGGGGTGGCGGCACCGGGACCGAGGTGGTCGCCCTGATCGTCGTCGGCGCGCTCGTCGTGGTCGGCGGAGTGATGGGATTCGACCTGATCATGCGGCTCCAGACGGTCATCACCGTCGTCACCGGGGTCCTGACCGTCGTCTACATCGGGCTCGTCGCCGACCACATCCACTGGTCGGCCGTCAGCGCCGTACCGGCAGGCTCCGCCCAGGAGCTCATCGGCGCCCTGGTCTTCATGATGACCGGCTTCGGCCTCGGCTGGGTCAACGCCGCCGCCGACTACTCGCGCTATCTGCCGCGCGACTCCTCCGGCCGGGGCGTGGCCGGGTGGACGACCTTCGGCGCCTCGGTGGCACCCCTGCTCCTGCTGGTCTTCGGCCTGCTGCTCGCCGGATCGTCCACGACCCTCAGTACGGCCATCGCGGGCGACCCGATCGGCGCGCTCACCACGATCCTGCCCACCTGGTTCCTGGTCCCCTTCGCCGTGGTGGCCGTACTCGGCCTGGTCGGCGGCGCGGTCCTCGACATCTACTCCTCCGGCCTGGCCCTGCTCGCCGCGGGCCTGCGCGTACCGCGCTATCTGGCGGCCCTGCTGGACGGTGTCCTGATGATCGCGGGCTCCGTCTACATCGTCTTCGTCGCCGACGACTTCCTGGGCCAGTTCATCGGCTTCCTCACCACGCTCGGCGTACCGGTCGCCGCCTGGTGCGGAGTGATGCTCGCCGACCTGGCGCTGCGCCGCCGCGACTACGACGAGGCCGACCTGTTCCGGGTGAAGGGCCGCTACGGAGACGTCGAACCGCTCCCGCTGCTGCTCACCCTCGCCGCCACCGCGCTCGGGTGGGGCCTGGTCACCAACTCGGCCGCCGACTGGCTGGAGTGGCAGGGCTATCTGCTCGGCCCCCTCGGCCTCGGCGGCAAGGACGGCACCTGGGCCTACGTGAACCTGGGCGTCCTCGCCGCGCTCGCCCTCGGCTTCCTCGGCACCCTCGCACTCGGTGGGGGAAGGGTGCGTACGCAGGAGGCACAGGCTCCGAGCGGACCGGTGGACGGGAAGACGCTGAAGGCATGA
- a CDS encoding NADP-dependent isocitrate dehydrogenase, translated as MTDSTIIYTHTDEAPALATYSFLPVVQAYASQAGVTVETRDISLAGRIIALFPEFLEEGQRIPDALAELGELAKTPEANIIKLPNISASIPQLKAAIAELQSQGYALPNYPDDAKTDEERDIRARYDKVKGSAVNPVLREGNSDRRAPASVKNYAKAHPHRMGAWTADSKTNVATMGVDDFRSTEKSVVISEAGSLRIELTGDDGSTTVLRESVPVLAGEVVDASVLHVAALREFLTAQIAKAKADGVLFSVHLKATMMKVSDPIIFGHVVRAFFPKTFAQYGKALATAGLTPNDGLGGIYKGLESLPEGAEIKASFDAELAEGPELAMVDSDKGISNLHVPSDVIVDASMPAMIRTSGHMWGPDGGEADTLAVLPDSSYAGVYQVVLDDCRANGAFDPSTMGTVPNVGLMAQKAEEYGSHDKTFEIATTGTVRLVDEAGDVVLQQTVSAGDIFRACQTKDAPIRDWVKLAVTRARATGDPTVFWLDETRAHDAKLIEKVNAYLPEHDTEGLDIRVLSPVEATKLSVERIRRGENTISVTGNVLRDYLTDLFPILELGTSAKMLSIVPLMNGGGLFETGAGGSAPKHVQQLVKEDYLRWDSLGEFLALASSFEHLAQTTGNARAQVLADTLDRATATFLENDKSPSRRLGGIDNRGSHFFLALYWAQELAGQTDDAELAKVIAPLAETLTAQEETIVSELNAVQGSPAEIGGYYQPDPAKASAVMRPSATLNAALATLA; from the coding sequence GTGACTGACTCGACCATCATCTACACGCACACTGACGAGGCCCCGGCCCTGGCGACCTATTCGTTCTTGCCGGTGGTCCAGGCGTACGCGTCGCAGGCCGGTGTCACTGTGGAAACCCGTGACATCTCGCTGGCCGGGCGGATCATCGCCCTCTTCCCCGAGTTCCTGGAGGAGGGGCAGCGCATCCCCGACGCCCTCGCCGAGCTGGGTGAGCTGGCCAAGACGCCCGAGGCCAACATCATCAAGCTGCCGAACATCTCGGCCTCGATCCCGCAGCTGAAGGCCGCGATCGCCGAGCTGCAGTCGCAGGGCTACGCGCTGCCGAACTACCCGGACGACGCGAAGACCGACGAGGAGCGCGACATCCGCGCCCGCTACGACAAGGTCAAGGGCAGCGCCGTGAACCCGGTGCTGCGCGAGGGCAACTCCGACCGCCGCGCCCCCGCGTCGGTCAAGAACTACGCCAAGGCCCACCCGCACCGCATGGGCGCCTGGACCGCCGACTCGAAGACCAACGTGGCGACCATGGGCGTCGACGACTTCCGGTCCACCGAGAAGTCCGTGGTGATCTCCGAGGCCGGCTCCCTGCGCATCGAGCTGACCGGCGACGACGGTTCCACCACCGTCCTGCGTGAGTCCGTACCTGTCCTCGCGGGCGAGGTCGTCGACGCCTCCGTCCTGCACGTCGCCGCGCTGCGCGAGTTCCTCACCGCGCAGATCGCCAAGGCCAAGGCCGACGGCGTGCTGTTCTCCGTGCACCTCAAGGCCACCATGATGAAGGTCTCCGACCCGATCATCTTCGGCCACGTGGTGCGCGCCTTCTTCCCGAAGACGTTCGCGCAGTACGGCAAGGCGCTCGCCACCGCGGGGCTGACCCCCAACGACGGTCTCGGCGGCATCTACAAGGGCCTTGAGTCCCTGCCCGAGGGCGCCGAGATCAAGGCGTCCTTCGACGCCGAGCTCGCCGAGGGCCCCGAGCTGGCCATGGTCGACTCCGACAAGGGCATCAGCAACCTGCACGTGCCCTCCGACGTCATCGTCGACGCCTCCATGCCGGCGATGATCCGTACCTCCGGCCACATGTGGGGCCCGGACGGCGGCGAGGCCGACACCCTGGCGGTCCTCCCGGACTCCAGCTACGCCGGTGTCTACCAGGTCGTCCTCGACGACTGCCGCGCCAACGGCGCCTTCGACCCGTCGACGATGGGCACCGTCCCGAACGTCGGTCTGATGGCGCAGAAGGCCGAGGAGTACGGCAGCCACGACAAGACCTTCGAGATCGCGACCACCGGCACGGTCCGCCTCGTCGACGAGGCCGGCGATGTGGTCCTGCAGCAGACGGTCTCCGCGGGCGACATCTTCCGCGCCTGCCAGACCAAGGACGCCCCGATCCGGGACTGGGTCAAGCTGGCCGTCACCCGCGCCCGCGCCACCGGCGACCCGACCGTGTTCTGGCTGGACGAGACCCGCGCCCACGACGCGAAGCTCATCGAGAAGGTCAACGCCTACCTGCCGGAGCACGACACGGAGGGCCTGGACATCCGTGTCCTGTCGCCCGTCGAGGCGACCAAGCTCTCCGTGGAGCGCATCCGCCGCGGCGAGAACACCATCTCGGTCACCGGCAACGTCCTGCGCGACTACCTGACCGACCTGTTCCCGATCCTGGAGCTGGGCACCAGCGCCAAGATGCTCTCGATCGTCCCGCTGATGAACGGCGGCGGCCTCTTCGAGACGGGCGCCGGCGGCTCCGCGCCCAAGCACGTGCAGCAGCTGGTCAAGGAGGACTACCTGCGCTGGGACAGCCTGGGCGAGTTCCTCGCGCTGGCCTCCAGCTTCGAGCACCTCGCGCAGACCACGGGCAACGCGCGCGCCCAGGTCCTCGCCGACACGCTCGACCGCGCGACGGCCACGTTCCTGGAGAACGACAAGTCGCCGAGCCGTCGCCTCGGTGGCATCGACAACCGCGGCAGCCACTTCTTCCTCGCGCTGTACTGGGCGCAGGAGCTGGCCGGACAGACGGACGACGCCGAGCTCGCCAAGGTGATCGCTCCGCTCGCCGAGACGCTCACCGCGCAGGAGGAGACGATCGTCTCCGAGCTGAACGCGGTGCAGGGTTCGCCTGCCGAGATCGGTGGGTACTACCAGCCCGACCCGGCCAAGGCCTCGGCTGTCATGCGGCCGTCCGCGACGCTCAACGCTGCGCTGGCGACGCTGGCCTGA
- a CDS encoding MFS transporter, with product MASAATAPPPPASTPPGSLKRIVAASLIGTTIEWYDFFLYGSAAALVFNKLFFPGSDPLVGTLLSFLTYAVGFAARPLGALVFGHYGDRLGRKKLLVLSLLLMGGATFAIGLLPTHATIGTAAPVLLTVLRLVQGFALGGEWGGAVLLVSEHGDARRRGFWASWPQTGAPAGQLLATGVLSLLTALLSDAAFTAWGWRIPFLLSGVLVMVGLWIRLSVDESPVFKAALAQAEARRSVEDGGAEKLPLVSVLRHHWRDVLIAMGARMAENISYYVITAFILVYATTSTGLSKQTALNAVLIASAVHFAAIPAWGALSDRVGRRPVYLLGAAGIGLWMFPFFALIDTGSFGDLILAVTVGLVLHGAMYAPQAAFFSEMFATRMRYSGASIGAQFSSVAAGAPAPLIATALLADYDSSTPIALYVIGAAVLTLIAVGVAKETRHRDLADVDGEAEREAAEAAEGVKDSRPADARTV from the coding sequence ATGGCATCCGCAGCGACCGCTCCCCCACCACCAGCCTCGACACCACCCGGCAGCCTCAAGCGCATCGTCGCCGCGAGCCTGATCGGCACCACCATCGAGTGGTACGACTTCTTCCTCTACGGATCCGCCGCCGCGCTCGTCTTCAACAAGCTCTTCTTCCCGGGCTCCGACCCGCTCGTCGGGACCCTGCTGTCGTTCCTGACGTACGCGGTGGGGTTCGCCGCCAGGCCGCTCGGGGCACTGGTCTTCGGGCACTACGGCGACCGGCTCGGCCGTAAGAAGCTCCTGGTCCTGAGTTTGCTGCTGATGGGCGGGGCGACCTTCGCGATCGGGCTGCTGCCCACGCACGCGACCATCGGCACGGCGGCCCCGGTGCTGCTGACCGTGCTGCGCCTGGTGCAGGGCTTCGCGCTGGGCGGGGAGTGGGGCGGCGCCGTACTGCTGGTGTCGGAGCACGGGGACGCGCGGCGACGCGGTTTCTGGGCCTCGTGGCCGCAGACCGGCGCGCCCGCCGGACAACTGCTGGCGACGGGGGTGCTGTCGCTGCTGACGGCCCTGCTCTCGGACGCCGCGTTCACCGCCTGGGGCTGGCGCATACCCTTCCTGCTGTCGGGCGTGCTCGTCATGGTCGGTCTGTGGATACGTCTGTCCGTCGACGAATCGCCCGTCTTCAAGGCCGCTCTGGCCCAGGCCGAGGCCCGCAGGTCAGTCGAGGACGGGGGCGCCGAGAAGCTGCCACTGGTCTCCGTGCTGCGCCACCACTGGCGGGACGTCCTCATCGCGATGGGCGCGCGCATGGCGGAGAACATCAGCTACTACGTGATCACCGCGTTCATCCTCGTGTACGCCACTACGTCCACCGGGCTGTCCAAGCAGACCGCGCTCAACGCGGTGCTCATCGCCTCCGCGGTGCACTTCGCGGCGATCCCGGCGTGGGGCGCCCTGTCCGACCGGGTCGGCCGCCGTCCGGTGTATCTGCTGGGCGCGGCCGGTATCGGGCTGTGGATGTTCCCGTTCTTCGCGCTCATCGACACGGGGAGCTTCGGGGACCTGATCCTCGCTGTGACCGTGGGGCTGGTCCTGCACGGAGCCATGTACGCGCCGCAGGCCGCGTTCTTCTCGGAGATGTTCGCGACCCGCATGCGGTACTCCGGGGCTTCGATCGGCGCGCAGTTCTCGTCGGTCGCCGCGGGCGCGCCCGCACCGCTCATCGCCACCGCGCTGCTGGCGGACTACGACAGCTCGACCCCGATCGCCCTGTACGTGATCGGGGCGGCCGTGCTGACCCTGATCGCCGTGGGTGTGGCGAAGGAGACCCGCCACCGGGACCTCGCGGACGTCGACGGGGAGGCGGAGAGGGAAGCGGCGGAGGCGGCGGAGGGCGTGAAGGATTCCCGGCCCGCGGACGCCCGTACCGTCTGA
- a CDS encoding helix-turn-helix domain-containing protein, with protein MFRDQSRSAGRSEASAETPFLKLLARGASADAYEQPVLLARADGMAADRIAALEGAKDLALRVRSEMEGRRRREAELSALFETAHDLAGLRDLDAVLQAIVQRARSLLSTDVAYLSLNDPARGDTYMRVTEGSVAARFQQLRLGMGEGLGGLVAQTARPYVTDDYFRDDRFRHTLTIDAGVRDEGLVAILGVPLTLGPHVIGVLFAADRRARVFERQEIALLGSFAALAAAAIDAANLLTETRQTLADLERANEIIGDRSGVIERASDVHDRLAELVLRGGGVHDVSAAVSQVLDGTVRFADAGTAPGDAVEMSRAEGHAVRHGDDWIAAVAAGGELLGALVLDGQPGLDPVDQRTLERAAMVTSLLLLARRSAAEAEQRVRGELLDDLLDARDRDPRLLRERAARFDADLDSVHVVLAARLDSPVADADQEAAARRRLGSAASHLAATRHGLAAARDGGTVLLLPLGPGETATELARRTARDLGTAVHEAVTVGASAPVRDLAVRPETVAEAYAEGQRCLDALRLLGRPGDGAAAEDFGFLGLLLAGSRDIPGFVERTIGQVVGYDEKRGTDLLRTLDAYFACGMSPARTKDELHVHVNTVAQRLERVGRLLGPEWQSPARALEIQLALRLHRLSSATPPGRH; from the coding sequence ATGTTCCGTGATCAATCGAGGTCGGCCGGGCGCTCCGAGGCGAGCGCGGAGACGCCGTTCCTGAAACTGCTGGCCAGGGGCGCGTCCGCCGACGCGTACGAGCAGCCGGTGCTGCTCGCCCGTGCGGACGGCATGGCCGCCGACCGGATCGCCGCTCTTGAGGGCGCCAAGGATCTCGCCCTGCGTGTGCGCTCCGAGATGGAGGGGCGCCGCAGACGCGAGGCCGAGCTGTCCGCGCTCTTCGAGACGGCCCACGACCTGGCGGGACTGCGCGACCTCGACGCCGTGCTCCAGGCGATCGTGCAGCGCGCCCGCTCGCTGCTGAGCACGGACGTCGCGTACCTCAGCCTGAACGACCCGGCGCGGGGCGACACGTACATGCGGGTCACCGAGGGCTCGGTCGCGGCGCGCTTCCAGCAGCTGCGCCTGGGCATGGGGGAGGGGCTGGGCGGGCTCGTCGCCCAGACGGCCCGGCCCTACGTCACCGACGACTATTTCCGGGACGACCGCTTCCGGCACACGCTGACGATCGACGCGGGGGTCCGGGACGAGGGGCTGGTGGCGATCCTCGGCGTGCCCCTCACGCTCGGCCCGCACGTCATCGGTGTGCTCTTCGCCGCCGACCGCCGGGCGCGGGTCTTCGAGCGGCAGGAGATCGCGCTGCTCGGCTCGTTCGCGGCCCTGGCGGCGGCCGCCATCGACGCCGCGAACCTGCTCACCGAGACCCGTCAGACACTGGCGGACCTGGAGCGGGCCAACGAGATCATCGGGGACCGCAGCGGGGTCATCGAGCGGGCCTCGGACGTCCACGACCGGCTCGCCGAGCTCGTCCTGCGGGGTGGCGGGGTCCACGACGTGTCCGCCGCGGTCTCCCAGGTCCTCGACGGCACCGTGCGCTTCGCCGACGCGGGAACGGCACCCGGCGACGCGGTCGAGATGTCACGGGCCGAGGGCCACGCCGTCCGCCACGGGGACGACTGGATCGCCGCCGTCGCCGCCGGCGGAGAACTGCTCGGCGCACTCGTGCTGGACGGCCAGCCGGGCCTCGACCCCGTCGACCAGCGCACCCTGGAGCGCGCCGCCATGGTCACCTCGCTCCTGCTGCTGGCCCGGCGTTCGGCCGCCGAGGCCGAACAGCGCGTCCGCGGCGAGCTGCTGGACGATCTGCTCGACGCCCGCGACCGCGATCCCCGGCTGCTGCGCGAGCGCGCGGCCCGCTTCGACGCCGACCTCGACTCCGTCCACGTGGTGCTCGCCGCCCGCCTGGACAGCCCGGTGGCGGACGCCGACCAGGAGGCGGCCGCCCGGCGCAGACTGGGGTCCGCGGCGTCCCACCTCGCCGCCACCCGGCACGGACTCGCCGCGGCCCGCGACGGAGGCACCGTCCTGCTGCTGCCCCTCGGCCCCGGCGAGACCGCGACGGAGCTGGCCCGCCGCACGGCGAGAGATCTGGGCACGGCCGTGCACGAGGCGGTCACCGTCGGGGCCTCCGCGCCCGTCCGGGATCTCGCCGTGCGCCCGGAGACCGTGGCCGAGGCCTACGCCGAGGGGCAGCGGTGCCTCGACGCGCTGCGGCTCCTCGGCCGCCCGGGGGACGGCGCCGCCGCCGAGGACTTCGGGTTTCTGGGGCTGCTGCTGGCCGGCAGCAGGGACATCCCCGGCTTCGTCGAGCGCACCATCGGCCAGGTCGTCGGTTACGACGAGAAGCGCGGCACGGATCTCCTGCGCACCCTCGACGCGTACTTCGCCTGCGGGATGAGCCCGGCGCGTACCAAGGACGAACTGCACGTCCACGTCAACACGGTCGCGCAGCGCCTGGAGCGGGTCGGCCGGCTGCTCGGACCCGAGTGGCAGAGCCCGGCCCGCGCGCTGGAGATCCAGCTCGCCCTGCGACTGCACCGGTTGTCGTCCGCGACGCCTCCCGGACGGCACTGA
- a CDS encoding 3-hydroxybutyrate dehydrogenase, which produces MTARSVLAGPQAPSFDLGGRTALVTGAAGGIGRACALRLAAAGAKVRAVDRQAGGLETLAERARGLAGTVEPHLLDLTDLDAAESAAAGTDILVNNAGLQLVRPIEDFPPDTFHTVLTVMLEAPFRLIRGALPHMYGQGWGRIVNVSSVHGLRASAFKSAYVAAKHGLEGLSKTAALEGAPHGVTSNCVNPAYVRTPLVEKQLTDQAAAHGIPRERVLTEILLKDSAVKRLIEPEEVAEAVAYLCGPAASFVTGTSLVLDGGWTAH; this is translated from the coding sequence ATGACCGCCCGCAGCGTCCTCGCAGGCCCCCAGGCCCCCTCCTTCGACCTCGGCGGCCGTACCGCCCTCGTCACCGGCGCCGCGGGCGGTATCGGCCGCGCGTGCGCGCTGCGGCTCGCCGCGGCCGGTGCGAAGGTGCGGGCGGTCGACCGGCAGGCGGGGGGACTGGAGACACTCGCCGAACGGGCCCGCGGCCTCGCGGGAACCGTCGAGCCGCACCTCCTCGACCTCACCGACCTGGACGCGGCGGAATCCGCCGCGGCGGGCACCGACATCCTCGTCAACAACGCCGGACTGCAACTGGTGCGCCCCATCGAGGACTTCCCGCCCGACACCTTCCACACCGTGCTGACCGTGATGCTGGAGGCACCGTTCCGCCTCATCCGTGGGGCGCTGCCACACATGTACGGGCAGGGGTGGGGCCGCATCGTCAATGTGTCCTCCGTCCATGGGCTCCGCGCCTCCGCCTTCAAGTCGGCCTATGTGGCGGCAAAACACGGCCTGGAGGGCCTCTCCAAGACGGCGGCACTCGAAGGCGCACCCCATGGAGTCACCTCGAACTGTGTGAACCCCGCCTATGTGCGCACACCCCTGGTCGAGAAACAGCTCACCGACCAGGCGGCCGCCCACGGAATACCGCGGGAACGGGTGCTGACGGAGATCCTGCTGAAGGACAGCGCCGTCAAACGCCTCATCGAGCCCGAGGAGGTCGCCGAGGCCGTGGCGTACCTGTGCGGCCCGGCCGCGTCCTTCGTCACCGGCACCTCGCTGGTGCTCGACGGCGGCTGGACCGCGCACTGA
- a CDS encoding NUDIX hydrolase yields MATPDFIRTIRATAGQQLLWLPGVTAVVFDDEDRVLLGRRVDTGKWAVIAGMSDPGEQPAACAVREVYEETGVRCVAERVVLVQALKPITYPNGDICQFMDITIRCRAVGGEARVNDDESLEVAWFAVDALPELNEHGLIRIKQALSDEPTWFDPTT; encoded by the coding sequence ATGGCTACTCCTGACTTCATCCGTACGATCCGGGCCACCGCCGGACAGCAGCTGCTGTGGCTTCCCGGAGTCACCGCCGTCGTCTTCGACGACGAGGACAGGGTCCTGCTCGGGCGCCGGGTCGACACCGGCAAGTGGGCCGTCATCGCCGGAATGTCGGACCCGGGGGAGCAGCCCGCCGCCTGTGCCGTCCGTGAGGTCTACGAGGAGACGGGCGTACGGTGCGTCGCCGAGCGCGTCGTGCTCGTCCAGGCCCTGAAGCCCATCACGTACCCCAACGGCGACATCTGCCAGTTCATGGACATCACCATCCGGTGCCGGGCCGTCGGCGGCGAGGCCCGTGTCAACGACGACGAGTCGCTGGAGGTCGCCTGGTTCGCCGTGGACGCGCTGCCGGAGCTGAACGAGCACGGGCTGATCCGGATCAAGCAAGCGCTGTCCGACGAGCCCACGTGGTTCGACCCCACGACCTGA
- the lnt gene encoding apolipoprotein N-acyltransferase, translating to MTATATPVDEPEQLEPQDRPVSRTVRLARRLLPAAAAALSGVLLYVSFPPRTLWWLALPAFAIFAWCLHGRTWKAALGLGYLFGLGFLLPLLVWTGVEVGPGPWLALVAIEAVYVALVGAGIAAVSKLPGRPLWAAALWIAGEAARARVPFGGFPWGKIAFGQADGVFLPLAAVGGTPVLGFAVVLCGFGLYETVRLGLEVRRTRVVRRGAAAVALLALVLPVAGALAARTLVSDSAEDGTATVAVIQGNVPRAGLDFNSQRRAVLDHHARETERLAARVKAGKAAQPDFVLWPENSSDIDPFRNPDAYAVIDKAARAIGAPISVGGVVEKDGKLYNEQILWDPVKGPGATYDKRQVQPFGEYLPMRSLLGAINENWTSMVRQDFSRGDEPGVFTMAGTEVGLATCYEAAFDWAVRDTVTHGAQIISVPSNNATFDRSEMTYQQLAMSRIRAVEHSRTVTVPVTSGVSAMIMPDGEITQRTGMFVADSLVQKVPLRSSETPATRLGIAPEMVLVLIAAGGLGWAVTSAVRGRRNAAG from the coding sequence GTGACCGCCACAGCGACCCCCGTAGACGAGCCGGAACAGCTCGAACCGCAGGACCGGCCCGTTTCGCGCACGGTTCGCCTGGCACGACGGCTGCTTCCGGCCGCCGCCGCGGCACTCTCCGGGGTGCTGCTGTACGTCAGTTTCCCGCCGCGCACCCTGTGGTGGCTGGCCCTGCCGGCCTTCGCGATCTTCGCCTGGTGCCTGCACGGCCGCACCTGGAAGGCGGCCCTCGGCCTCGGCTACCTCTTCGGCCTCGGCTTCCTGCTGCCGTTGCTCGTGTGGACCGGCGTCGAGGTCGGCCCCGGACCGTGGCTGGCGCTCGTCGCCATCGAGGCGGTGTACGTCGCGCTCGTCGGCGCCGGTATCGCGGCCGTGTCGAAGCTGCCCGGCCGGCCGCTGTGGGCCGCCGCCCTGTGGATCGCAGGCGAGGCGGCACGCGCGCGTGTGCCGTTCGGCGGCTTCCCCTGGGGCAAGATCGCCTTCGGCCAGGCCGACGGGGTCTTCCTGCCGCTCGCGGCGGTGGGCGGCACCCCCGTGCTCGGTTTCGCGGTCGTCCTGTGCGGCTTCGGCCTGTACGAGACCGTCCGCCTGGGCCTCGAAGTGCGGCGCACCCGTGTCGTACGCCGGGGAGCCGCCGCGGTGGCCCTGCTCGCTCTCGTCCTCCCCGTGGCGGGCGCCCTCGCCGCACGCACCCTGGTCAGCGACAGTGCCGAGGACGGCACCGCGACCGTCGCCGTCATCCAGGGCAACGTCCCGCGCGCGGGACTCGACTTCAACTCCCAGCGCCGTGCCGTCCTCGACCACCACGCACGGGAGACCGAGCGGCTGGCCGCGCGGGTCAAGGCGGGCAAGGCGGCCCAGCCCGACTTCGTGCTGTGGCCGGAGAACTCCTCGGACATCGACCCGTTCCGCAACCCCGACGCCTACGCAGTGATCGACAAGGCGGCCCGGGCCATCGGCGCGCCCATCTCGGTCGGCGGTGTCGTGGAGAAGGACGGCAAGCTCTACAACGAGCAGATCCTGTGGGACCCGGTGAAGGGCCCCGGCGCCACCTACGACAAGCGGCAGGTCCAGCCGTTCGGCGAGTACCTCCCGATGCGCTCGCTCCTCGGTGCCATCAACGAGAACTGGACCTCCATGGTCCGCCAGGACTTCAGCCGGGGCGACGAGCCGGGCGTGTTCACCATGGCGGGTACCGAGGTCGGCCTCGCGACCTGTTACGAGGCCGCCTTCGACTGGGCCGTGCGCGACACCGTCACCCACGGCGCCCAGATCATCTCCGTACCGAGCAACAACGCCACGTTCGACCGCAGCGAGATGACCTACCAGCAGCTCGCCATGTCCCGCATCCGGGCCGTCGAGCACAGCCGGACCGTCACCGTCCCGGTGACCAGCGGTGTCAGCGCCATGATCATGCCGGACGGGGAGATCACCCAGCGCACCGGCATGTTCGTGGCCGACTCCCTCGTCCAGAAGGTCCCGCTGCGGTCCTCCGAGACCCCCGCCACCCGCCTCGGCATCGCGCCCGAGATGGTGCTGGTCCTGATCGCGGCGGGCGGACTCGGCTGGGCGGTGACCTCGGCCGTACGCGGACGCCGGAACGCGGCAGGGTGA